In Rutidosis leptorrhynchoides isolate AG116_Rl617_1_P2 chromosome 2, CSIRO_AGI_Rlap_v1, whole genome shotgun sequence, one genomic interval encodes:
- the LOC139889984 gene encoding uncharacterized protein, with amino-acid sequence MPPPNTEEFDMFNYGVENVRSFVQHCRPVIIVDGAHLKAGYSGTNLVAVAMDGNNGILPLAYGIGGGETNELTFISDRAASIAHGVSTVFPEAFHCFCARHLFGSIKTKSNKFKYFEWHYWKMVKAYRGSDFEDHLSVFRRRLRASYNYLEQVGFHKWYRSRAEHSVSLTSTVTPYAERKLGKRTRKSRRWQAIPSTNNLIEVRDGRKNGMVNLDDKVCSCGQWQLSGIPCGHVIAAARLFGVEDVTQFVSHWFTTQTYINTYFVSHWSTLRVP; translated from the exons ATGCCACCTCCAAACACTGAAGAGTTTGATATGTTTAACTATGGTGttgaaaac GTTCGatcatttgttcaacattgtcGCCCGGTAATCATCGTCGATGGTGCGCATTTGAAGGCAGGGTACTCGGGGACAAATTTAGTTGCcgttgcgatggatggcaataatggaattcTGCCATTGGCCTACGGAATTGGTGGcggcgagacaaacgag cttacttttatttctgatcgtgctgctTCAATAGCACATGGTGTTTCAACTGTGTTTCCTGAAGCCTTTCACTGTTTTTGCGCACGTCATTTGTTTGGAAGCATCAAGACTAAAtctaacaaattcaaatattttgaatggcattatTGGAAAATGGTGAAAGCTTACCGTGGGTCGGATTTTGAGGATCATCTTAGTGTATTTCGAAGAAGATTGAGAGCGTCTTACAATTATTTAGAACAAGTTGGTTTCCACAAATGGTACAGAAGTAGAGCTgaacat tcggttagtcttacttcaacggTTACCCCATATGCTGAACGTAAACTAGGCAAGAGGACGAGAAAATCTAGAAGATGGCaagcaattccatcgacaaacaatctaatagaaGTGCGAGATGGCAGAAAAAATGGAATGGTTAATCTCGACGATAAAGTATGTTCATGTGGGCAGTGGCAGTTATCGGGGATACCTTGCGGTCATGTTATTGCAGCAGCACGACTTTTCGGCGTGGAGgatgttactcaatttgtatcACACTGGTTCACAACTCAAACATATATAAATACGTATTTTGTATCACACTGGTCCACCTTGCGTGTACCTTAA
- the LOC139893449 gene encoding ras-related protein RABD2a-like has protein sequence MNPEYDYLFKLLLIGDSGVGKSCLLLRFADDSYLDSYISTIGVDFKIRTVDQDGKTIKLQIWDTAGQERFRTITSSYYRGAHGIIIVYDVTDLESFNNVKQWLNEIDRYASENVNKLLVGNKCDLTENRAVSFDTAKEFADEIGIPFMETSAKDATNVEQAFMAMCADIKNRMASQPSSNKRPPTVQIKGQPISQKGGCCST, from the exons atgaatccTGAATA CGATTACTTGTTCAAGCTTTTGTTAATTGGAGATTCTGGAGTCGGCAAATCTTGTCTTTTGCTTAGATTTGCT GATGACTCTTATCTTGACAGTTATATCAGCACAATCGGTGTGGACTTT AAAATTCGCACCGTGGATCAGGATGGAAAGACCATTAAGCTTCAAATT TGGGACACTGCTGGACAAGAAAGGTTCAGGACAATTACGAGTAGCTACTATCGTGGGGCCCATGGCATTATA ATAGTATATGATGTTACTGACCTAGAAAGTTTCAATAACGTTAAGCAATGGTTGAATGAAATTGATCGCTATGCAAGTGAAAACGTAAACAAACTTCTAGTTGGTAACAAATGTGACCTCACCGAGAACAGGGCTGTGTCATTTGATACCGCAAAG GAATTTGCTGATGAAATTGGCATTCCATTCATGGAAACAAGTGCCAAAGACGCTACCAACGTGGAGCAAGCGTTCATGGCTATGTGTGCTGATATTAAGAACAG GATGGCAAGTCAACCTTCATCGAACAAGAGGCCACCTACTGTCCAGATCAAAGGGCAACCAATCAGCCAAAAAGGTGGCTGCTGTTCAACCTAG